TGTTGTTTACTTATTGTAATCGTCAATAAGATATATGACCTTTTTTTCACTTTATCTAGTGATCAAAGTGATGGGCGAGACCTTGTTCAAGTATCTCTTAAAGATCTGAAATGCCTTTCACCTGGGGAATATCTTACATCGCCAGTTATAAATTTCTACATCAGGTGACTTCTAAGTACCGACTGGGATACTTGCATTATATGTCTCGTGTTATAGCTTTGTAATAATTTCTGCTTCTGTTTGACTAGGTACGTGCAACATCACGTGTTTTCAGCTGATAAGACTGCTGCTAATTGTCATTTCTTCAATACGTTTTTCTACAAGAAGCTCACAGAAGCTGTTTCATACAAGGTGATTGCTTTCCCTGGTTTCTATAAAGATAATTATTAGTTCTCAGAGctcattatattttgtttgcatttaaaaaaaattcaagtcCTCAAGATGCTTTATGTTTCATTGTTCTATTATAGAAGGTTgagtaaatatttcatttgcAACTGTAACaagaattgagaaaaaaaatgataatactACCTCTTTTATGAATCTTGTgatttaacattatttttcttctggCGACTCATGTGTTGTTCGGTCTCTTTGTCTTGTCCTTTCACTATGATTAGGGTAATGACAGGGATGCATATTTTGTGAAGTTCAGGCGGTGGTGGAAGGGTTTTGATCTATTCtgtaaatcatatatatttataccaATACATGAAGAGTAAGTAATTTACTGACTGTTTATTATTGAATCCCATGAATGCATTTTTTTGGCATGAAGAGTAATTTTTGTCATCTAAGCTTAGAGGATTATGCAAAAAGATGGTATCTTAGATCAGAGTTATCACATCTCAGTCTGCTCTTTCTAATGGAGAAATGTTCTCAGCATCAATTGTTAGATTGGTTAATGTTTTCTTTCCCTCTTGAATGTTTCAGTCTTCACTGGAGCTTAGTCATAATTTGCATCCCAGACAAGGAGGACGAATCGGGATTGACTATAATTCACTTGGATTCATTGGGACTTCACCcaagaaatttgattttcaataaTGTCAAAAGGTGAGACCCAAGGAATCCGTATCATTGATGCTGATTGCATAAAGTTTCTCAGTGTCAAGAGTCTAAGACCATCTTAACTATATTCTATTTGTGGTTTTAATTACAAGTTATTGTTGCAGATTTCTGAGAGAGGAATGGAACTATCTAAATCAAGATGCTCCATTGGATTTACCAATTTCAGCAAAAGTATGGAGAGACCTTCCCAATATGATCAACGAAGCTGAAGTGCAGGCTAGTCTTTATACCTTAAGTTGCAAATCATAATGTTTGAAGACAAATTATAGTATTCTTCTAAATAATTTCATCACCTTTTCAGGTTCCACAACAGAAGAACGATTTCGACTGTGGTCTGTTTCTGCTCTTCTTCATAAGACGTTTCATCGAAGAGGCTCCTCAAAGGCTGACATTGCAGGATTTGAAAATGGTGCGTTTTTCTTCCATCTTTGTTTCTATGATCTATTCTAAACAATTTGCTGTTAACAGAACTTGTTGTATTGTCTTCATCTCCAGATTCACAAGAAGTGGTTTAAACCGGAAGAAGCTTCCGCTTTGAGGATCAAAATCTGGAACATACTCGTTGATCTATTCCGCAAGGGTAACCAAACAGATTAAAGCTGTATAGAACAGTGTCAAGTTTGGTCACTCTAATTAAGGAATGAAATGAAAGATACGTTTTTGTTAACAATCATTTTGTTCAAGTCCTGTAATAAACTAAGGAGCATGACATAATCAGAACAAATCAACAAGGTAATAATAACGTATCCGAATAAAAAGCCAACATTGCTGCAATGGTGCAAAGTAACACAGCTTTAGCAAAATTTCAAGTCTTACAAGCTATCTTTATAACGATTCAGTCAACAGTTTCTCTCAAGCATTTGAAATAGTTTTGGTCGTCCCTCTACATAATCCATTAAACCGAGATTGATACAACACTAAAGAATCTAAAACAGCGGAAAGCAAAACTCAAAGGGGCTTTGTATCCCAAAGATGCAGCATTCCGTATAGCCCAGGCTAGGCCGTGATTTCTGTGCCTtctactctctctttctccgaAATGCCTCTGCTTGTCTTAGTCCCTGCAAATGTGCAACAAAACATCACAATCAAACATTAGCCATGAGATTACGACATGGTTACATGGACTGGtaattttcaaagattttacaaTTGCGCAACTTCTTTATGAATAAAAACCATTAGAATCAAAGTCAAACTTTCTTTCCAAATCACTCCACAGATGTGAACTCAAAGTATTACTCATACACTAGGAATATACGATATCTGATTCCAAAAGAATTAAGACACATGTTACATGCAAGGATACTCAGATGACAACTTTAGCTTTGCtacaattatatataccaATAATAACTATTATGCAGCTGTTACGTAAAGGCACACACCACACATCAtgacaagagaaacaaataaacaaaatagtCTGGAAGAAGGTTACATACCAGTACTTAATCAAGCCGTCCCAACCACAAGTTGCGACTTTACTCTGTTCCAGAGGATGCCACTCGGCTCCAATGCATACTCCATTGTGACATTTAAGAGTCCTAAACACTTTGCAGCTCTTCCAGTCCCAAAACCAGCACTTACCCTCACCATCTCCTGACATTACAAACCGTCCATCTGGCGAGAAGTTAACTTGGCATGCATAACCGGCAACAATGTGCCCTGCAAACctcttctttttattcagCTGAAACCTTTCTCGGGTACTGTAGATCAGAATCTGGTTATCCAAACTCTGTGCAGCAAGCCAGTTTCCATTCGGGTGAACAGAAATGGAAGGCATAGAATGCATATGAGGCTCACTGATATACTTGATAACCACCGGGATCCCAAATTCCCAAACACGGAGAGACTTATCATCGCTCGACGTGACAAATCTTCTGTTATTGTCCACAAATGTGATAGTATTAACTGCCCCCAAGTGCTGATCATACTCTTGCGTAACCTCCCCCGTATTAATATCCCACTGCACAATCTTCTTATCACTCATACCAGCCAACAAAATGTTCTGCTTGTCATCATCCGGATTCAGCTTAACCACATACGGAATCTTCCCAGTGGAGAAAGTCGATATAACTTGGCCAGTTTCCGTGTCCCAATACTTAATGTTCTTATCATACCCAGCAGTCAAGAATTTAGACCCATCATTGGAGAAGCAAATATCCCTCACAGCTTTGGCGTGACCCATGTAAGTCCTCATACATTTACCAGAGTTATACACATCCCAAATCTTAACCTTACAATCCATACCTGCAGAGAGAAGCAAATGTCCTTGCTTTGGGAAGAACCTAATAGCGGAAACACCTTTCGTGTGCCCACTCCATGTATGAACCAAACGTTTTGGAATGTAGCAATGATCATTGTTCGCCTTAGCATCTTTAGGAGCCTCAATCCAAGACCTTCCTTGATAATCTTTCTCCTCTTTGCCATGGAAGGTACTCTTATCCGCATAATGCTCTCCTTTGGTTTCACCTTGTTGTcccttctcctccttcttcttggCATGATCCTCCGCATACTTCTTCTGCTCCTCCGTCAACTCTCCCTGAACCACCTCCTTCTTCCTCGACCACGGACTCTTCCTATTCTTCCTAAGCCAAGCTTCCGTCTCCGGATTCTCAGCTTCCGGCTCaatctcttcctttttctcttcccCTTCCCTCTCCTCTTTGCTCCTCTCAATCTTCCTCCGCTTCTGCTCACTCTGAGGAATATTAAAAACCGAAAGACCATCGTTCTTCTTAAACGCCTCAACATCGCCGACGTAGTTCATCCCAGACGGATCCGCCGCGTAACCGCACTTATGAAACGTATGGTACTGCTCTTCAAACCCAAACGATCCAATCGAAGCATCTTCCACAGAACCTAGCTTATGATTCCGCATCCCTTGAGCGATCCCGTCTTTCGCATACGGATGCGCGGGGCCGAACATCGGAGCCCACAGCTGATCATGGGTAGGGTTATAAAAGACGACGTGTTGAGTCGGGTCAATCGGCTTCGATTTCGATTGATTCACGTTAGCCACCGTGAGAGCTAGTGCCGTATCGTCTACCTCCGGCGCCGATGATTTCGCCTTTAACATACGAGGCGGTGAAGATTCCGGCGAGGAAGCAACggcttcgtcttcttcttcgtagGATTGAATCAGATCCATCTCTCACGATTTTGCTCTCTTACCACAAGTGTTTGAGAAACTTTATACTGAGATTTTGCCTCTTTTCTCTTCGACAAGGGTTTCAAAATtcctaaatctaaaataagGGTTGCAATTTGTGCGATATTTAGATTTTCAAATATAGCCtcttactatttttttcttttcacatttACCCCAATAGTGTATTTTATTGACATTTACATCCCACTGTCTTACTCGGTGGTTAAAATTATGCAAATCTGGACCAATCTAAAATCACGCCAAGCCAAACTGAATTAAACCGGGATGAATAAAAACGAAACGACAACGTTTTAAGGTTTCTTATGTTGACGGTCAACATATTTATCATAATCGAACTCAAAAGCAATTACTCATCTCATATTTAAAGAACTAACACATGTGTGAAAAAACACACTAGCGTTAGCGTAGACTTATCATTTGGGATTTCATgcttcaaaatatatatatccatagATGATTTTCCGTACTCTCTCTTCTATCCTTGATGGATCAATGCCAATCCGACTAATGATAGCCTGcaaatatatgtaataaaaatttatacgAAAGACATGACACATGCATATACGTGTGTATTATACAAACATATGCGTGTGGATGTGGTACCTGGGCTATGATTGTGTAAGTGGTCCTATCATTCAAGTTCTGAAGATTAGCACTCATTACTTGagctccttcttcttcaaaaatacTCACAAGCTCGTGTAACATTACTCTTTTCATGTTTAGATCCATGATCAGATTCATTTCTATGGTCGAATCCCGCGAACGAATACTGAGTTTGGGTAGAAGAAACGACCCTTCGTAGAGATTCCCGAGTTCTCCTTGTAACAATgtccttttcttctctttcaaataaTTTACATTCTCTTTCAATTGGATCATGTATGATGTCGCTTGATCTATAAGGTGAGGCACTGGTAACTGTTTAGATCCCAAAAAAAACCCCAAGATAATTACTTTCATTAATCTTTTACATGAATGTGGttatattcaatatatataaataaaccgTAAAAACCCTAGCTACGTGAATCATTTATTTGTCAATTAGACACCGTACTTAAAAGAGAGCTAATATGGACGGTCATAGAGGGACAACTGCCTATtcaattaatcaaaatattatctCTTTAGAATAAAACGTACATCTTACAGTAATTATGTAGATAATGTTTGTATTGTTGTATATACGCATAAAACACATCTACAATttaatataagatatatatagagagagaaagagagagagggagagttagagagaaaaaacgGACCTTGCGAGTGGGAGAAACATGAGAAGAAAGTATAGAGAAGAGATGTTTCATGCGCATCCTTCGATCCTTCTCTCTGAGGTTTCGTTGTTCCCTTAACGACGATGAGTTTCCTTCTCCTATTTCTCTTGCTCTCCccattctttttgttttcttttaagcTTTTATGTACaagtttctcttttcaaatccatctctctttatatacagttaaagagatagagaggGCCGGGAGATACAGAGTCACAAATCTCAACTTTGAGAGAAAGAGCTACGTGATTTAGATGAAAGGGATGTTTTGGAAGAAAGTCATGGCTTTTGTGATTGCGTCCGTGAGCTTACACACTAAATTAATAAGATGCATGCATCTTTCCTACCAAGTAAATTTTACTATTTACTTCGGAATTTCCACGTTCTTAAAGAtacaaaagtttcaaaacaattagATATGTTgtttatcattaaaaaaaaaattagatttgttGGTGGGTTGACACATTACTAGGACGCATCATAATTTCGATGTAAGATTTCTAACGTTCAAAGACATAGTTTAGATAGCATCATGCTTACCGTGTGAGATGAGATTCCTAACGTTCAGAgatatgattcttcttctttcagattACTAACCATGAGTTTAAGTCCTGTGATTTACAGTAGGTTTGgagaaaattattatcaaaaatCATTTCAATGGCGTAAAATAGTCAACAGCCACGGTAGACAAAAATGAATTCCTTACAACAgtactatatatgtttctatcaacaaatagaaaaggaaaattgttttgtatacTGATAGAATCGGGACCACTAAATCAAATAGTATCATCATGTTCAATTAATTTGGTGCACGTATTCATTATCCGAGGAAAGTATCATAAGGCGCCATAACCTAAGATTATTCAACAAGCTATCATTATCATAGAAGAAAAGGACACAACACATTCGGCATTCCTTACATAAATTATTAAAGGCCCTCAACTCTCTTTGGCCGTATGGCCGACATCGTTCACCGGATAGGGGATCTACATGGACCGATCGTCTAAACGTTCACCGGAGGTGAATACAAAGACAGAAAATTAAACATGCCTAGTTTTGTTGAGTCTTGGAGTACTCCAGGTAGATGTTGGTCATAACTTTGCCACTGAGCAAACTGACATAAAAAGTAAAAGGAGCCGCAATATGATACTAACACTGTGTATATATCGTCTCGCTGCTTGACCACTTGCTTAGAAACTGAGTAAGGGACAATTATATCCTTATTGCATTTTCCAcatgttattctttttttccttcttcaaatatttgaattcgTACAAGAAGAGAATAGTCATTTGGTAACTATCATAATTCATAGCCATTGAAAATCCGTGACTAGAAATACAGATTAGCccaattttaaaatgttaagcCTATAATTACTTGTAACTAATTCTGTGGCTAGAAAAGGATGATTACTTATAGTTAGAAAATTTGTAGCGAAATTTTTGTTATCGATCTATATATACTGTCCAATTTATATAAGacatttagaaaaaaagatttgtttacTAGTTATGtcgtgtatatatacatgttttttaagttttagttaACTATATTCACATACAAAATCTAACCATGTGTGATTTtaggagaaaacaaagatgaatgTCCTTGCTATCGCAATATGAAAAACTCCAAAAGTGGATCCAAATGCCTATGCCCTTGAACATGTTTTGAAGATAGTCATCAGATGCATAACATCTATCTATTCTATGTATGCAAATATCAATTACGACTATTTTAGACGGCGCctgtaataaaatatttgagcTTAAAATGCtcaatgaaagaaaatttgagaGTTCTTGACAATAAAAGtagataatatattttatatttaaacatgAGATTCTATAAACGTAATAGAGATTAGgcatagaaagaaaagagaaaataaagagattttgaagatgatgTGAGAGGCTTTTTCGTTCATATACTTGAGGAAATGGTATTCAGACATTTGATCATTCTCTTTAACTTAAACAACAATAGGGCTATTACACCAATTCACTCTTAAAAATACTCATAATCTCATGTTTAAAGAACTAAcacatttaatttgttaagaAAAGACTTGTGATTTGGGATTCAATAATGcttcaaaaaattaatcatGAGATTATATCCCTTAATCTCTCTTCTATCCTTGATGGATCAATCCCGATCCGACATATGATAGCCTGCAAATATTCATTTAggtgattattaatttatcatatatatatagtccttcaaaaaaagttcaaactatattttaatgaTATGGAACAAAGAGATgctgctaaaaaaaaaaaaaaaaacatgacaCATGCATGTACCTGGGCTATGATTGTATAAAAGGTCCTATCATTCAAGTTCTGAAGATTAGCACTCATCACTTGagctccttcttcttcaaaaacacTCACAAGCTTGTGTAACATTACTCCTTTCATGTTTAGATCCATAACCAGATTCATTTCTATGATCGAATCCAGTGAACGAATACTGAGTTTTGGCAGAAGAGACGACCCTTCAGAGCGATTTTTGACTTCTCCTCCTAACATTCTCCTTTTCATCTCATTCAAATAGTTTACCTTCTCTTTCAGTTGGATCATGTATGATACCGCTTGATCTATAAGTTGAGGCACTGGCAACTGTTGGTGCCAATAAAAACACACAACCTAGTTACTTCCATGTCTTTTGTATGAATTTGGTTATAATCGTTATATGTATTAACTAAAATGTaatatactagattttaacccgcggtacaccgcgggaacaattgtttttttaaattagtatatataaaagttcgtaaattatatctatctataaaatatatttattttacagtTTACAACTGTTATTAAGTAATGTCCTttcaaacccgtcccgccaaacccgtcccgtaaaaaaaaactacagtACATCGttgatttaaatatataattaaaataaatattttacgggatTACAATTGTACtttagtttgtcaaacaatttttgttttaaatagttgccgaaatctagtttaaattttggagaaataagatttagtgaattgataaaaaaatgtatttaagtgcgttttgctcattttaagggattgcaattgtattttggtttgccaaacattttttgttataaatagtTACCGACatttagttcaaattttgaagaaatctgCGTGATATATGAGAttgtaatatatttgaaatagtTTTGAGAACGATGATTTTGTTACGTTTTAATACATGTACATTTTACTAACTGAAAATATGAGATTGATTATTTGTATAACACGGAAAATATGAGATTGATTCTTTATATTACAATGAAAATGAATGATTCAAAACTAAAGATCATAGTGTAATATAGTTTAgcttagaaaataattaaaacgattttatttatttatttagttttctaaattttagtttagattcagaaaataattgtttaatttccttagaagatgataaacatatatgGAAGATTTgaatctctatatattttaaaaatcaatcaataatGTCAATATAATTAAAGGATAGATTAGAAAAAAGTTTCTTGAAtgctaaataattaatttgttatttataaacaaaatattaaatgctgtaaaaacgaaatattaaataaatatggaaagaaaattctaccttaaaatattttgtactATTAaaaccgattttttttttgcagcaaATTAAAACcgaaaattaataaatacttaagagagattttaggaatgatttttttgaagtaatgTTAGActttttttgaagtaatgGTGGATTTAATATAGAGACATTTTAggcaatatttttgttaggtaaatatttgatttaaaatgtcgattgaaaaaaataaattcagtGGCATTGAGTCGTAAATAAGTTCTAAGtccaggatttatttgttaaaatgactgcaaaaatgtatatatagatatgaaTCATTTGTTTTAACTCTACACTACATATAATGGTCCTAGCTGGCTTGTACTAAATACTGAGAACCCTAGCTAAATGCTGCACTTTGATTGATCTGGTTCAAATCAAGATGATTATCCCTTGATCAGTTCTTTGATTGATCTGGTTAAAATCAAGATGTCCATAGGATTTTCGCAACATAGCCCTTGCCTAAGCGTCTAGGCGCTTAGACAAAACCAACACATACATTACATCTACGAAAAATTATGTActctgtatatataaacaataaaatacatgtagagagagagagacggaCCCTACGAGTGGGAGAAACATGAGAAGAGAGTATGGAGAAGAGATGTTTCATGCGCATTCGTCGTTCTTTCTCTCTGAGGTTTCGTTGTTCCCGTAATGACGATGCGCTTCCTTCTCCTATTTCTCTCGCtctttccattcttcttcttttccttttttaggTTACTATGTTTAATTCCCTCTTTCCAAATCCATCTCTCCCtctataaatataaagagatagagagaaagagccGCGTAATTTTAGatgaaaatgatgtttttCAAAGAAAGTCATGGCTTTTCTGGTTGCGTCCATGAGCTTACACACTActtaatttatacatatatatgcttCTTTTACTTTGTAAGTTCCACTCTTAGAGATACTAAACATGTCCAATATGTTTTTTACTTACTTGGTAAGGTTTTGTTGGACACATTTCTAGAACCTAGATAGTGTTACGCTAGGTTTTGTTCTAGTGAAGCTTGTAGAAAATGTGcttatcaaaatcatttcagCAGAACATAGTAATTAAATTAGTCGGATTATATGTGATGAATTCTTCACATAAGTACCATGTTTGGATcgacaaaaacaacaagggaatttttttgttataccATGATAATTATGTTGATCATTTGTAATAGGCTagataaaattaaagataCCTTTAAATGATAATGTAACAATTCCATGTTTAATTAATAGGTGTCCATATTTATTATCCGAATTACACTATACAGGTCACATATGCTAAGACAATTTGGTGTCAAAAACGAAGAATCTAAGATTATTCAACAAGCTATCATTATTCCTTACCGATATAAAAGACTTTGAACTATTTTTTGGCCGTAAAGCTGACATATTTCACCGGAGATGTCGTTCAATTATACACTTGACCAAGTCTTAttctaataacaaaaataataattatacaCGTGACCAATTCTAGATTGAACTTTCTAACCAATTCTACATGAATCGTTCAccgaataaaaacaaaaacataaaattaaaccTCGCAAAATTGAGTCTTGGAGCCTTTGCTAATTTCTTGAATACTAAAAGCAGATCACTGTTGATctacatataattatttatttctgttGTTCGTTATTTATCCATAACCAAACCATGATTAGAACTAAATCAGTTCTGTGGATGCGGTAAAACAATCTCTTCGTCGAATGACCCCAACCAAATATTCAAATGTACACTTGCTAAAACCCGGTTCATTGGTAGTCCGGTTTGGTTCGTAGTATTTGAGTCAATTTCATATCCCTAGATGTTATGCAGAATTTTGCCACCTAGACCGAACAGAGCGTTTTCAAAACTTGGaaaggaaaaaacacaaagcatTTAGAACATGATGGAACACATGTTAGCCGCaaagaagtaaaagaagaaaaccttcattttgtcttctttcctTGTTTTGCAAAATCGTCCAAAGGAATAACTTGTGTATATTTATCTGTTTTTGGgtataaaagatatatatatatatatcgccTAGTCGTCGCTGCTTGTTGTTGTCAAGGCACACatgtttattctttatttttgtcaaatatttgAATCAAGATCAGCTACTATTCTAAGAAACTGGCTATTTCTAAAATAACACTCACGAATTAGccattatttataaaatggtAACGGTATATTCGAGATTCCAGTCCATACATGttattaataaagaaagattgGATCTCCATATAAAAAATAGCTGTCTCTTACATTGTAGCACTAGCTAAAGATCTTTCAATACTACGTACCTAGTCATACAATTCTTTGAATATGGTTTTAAATTGTATGTGAATATTATTAAGTGAGAATAGTATCGACATAACAAGTATGAAatcttttatttctatatattttatttaacaacCTATAACAAACATTTCACTTCAAATTCTCACTATATGTAGTCCATCATCAACTACTTTCTTTTCGCATATCtttgaagtttttggttttactaaACTAACTCTATCATAAAAGGAGAAAGCTTTAAATTTAACCAGAAATGAAGATGCCCGTGGTTGTACAATTCTTCataatctctcttctcctcacATCTTCATTTTATGTACTTTCAAGCGCTGATTCATGTAAGTGTATACTTAATCTAGTTAGTTATTTTTTAGgttatttatcattttgaaaCTAGTTGTCTGAAATTCTAAGATTTGATTTGTGATGGTGATAAATGAATTAGCAGCATGCGGTGGAAAGTGCAGTGTGAGATGCTCAAAGGCAGATCGAACACATGAGGAGTGCCTTGAGGACTGCGATATATGTTGCCAGAAGTGTAATTGTGTTCCTTCGGGGACTTATGGAAACAAAGATGAATGTCCTTGCTACCGTGATATGAAAAACTCCAAAGGCGGATCCAAGTGTCCTTGAACATTCTTTGAAGATCCTCATCACATACATATTATCTACGTACTATATGTATGGAAATtacatctatatatgtttgatgtATGAAATAAGTTCTGTGAgcttaatgaaaattttgttatcttcaatCCGATTCCTAAACACATCAAGAATAAATCATGTCGAGGTTTATATTTCTCAGCTTCAATTTCACTAAACGAATAACTTGGGATACTATGATGGAATGCAGAATTGAGAATTTACTCTCTCAATTGTCTTAAATTCATAATCCAAGATCTACAAGGGGTAAGTATTAGGACTAACCGATTAAGGGTTTAATAATTATGTAATTCAGAGACTCTAACGCTTTGCATCGACCAAATACTACATTGTAACATAACACAAACTCATTGGATGTGAAAGTACAAAGTAGTATGTctttataataatttgtttccAAGGAAAAAAGACgagaacaaaaactaaaacaagagaaagatcATCCCATGATATTTAAATAGAGAATCAATCTACAAAAAGACGGCAACCtgattttcaaaacaagaaCAGTAGATCAGAGGCAAGCCGGATAGTACATAAAAAAGACTCAAACCCAAACCAAAGAGGCTTTCTCCAACTAGAACGTAAGTCTTTTTTTGAGTCGCTCTGTTTTCGTTTGTGGAGGAACCATATCAAGTTTCGACGCTCACAAGCTCATACTCGATCAGCGAAAGATTGTTATCATCCTTCACGGTGATGTCTGTGGGCTCCTCTGCAACTTCAACACGTCCCCATCTATCAACTGCAAGCCTCATAGAACCCTTGTACATGTCGATCTTCGCATTACGCAGAGTCACTACACTGCCTTCTTTCATCATATCCACTggataaaaatgaataatagCATCAGTCATAAATCTATAAAAAGTACATGAGAAATACTCAAATTATGCAAACAACTAACTATTTCCATAAAGCAATCCACTCTCCTGCTATTATCTGTTTCACAGATTCACAACCAGTATAGACTATAAAGATGCCAACTTAGAACAGAAACTTGCCATTAAAGAAGCTAACTGAGAAGAGAAGCAGTCTCTTAAAAGACCATCACAAAAGCATTTATTCTCTCACCTTGGTCATTTCTTGCAGTAAAGATTATGATTCCAGTCTCATCACCAACTAAGCATTCGGCAATCCGCATCTGACGTGACTGAGGACCCATGGGACGACCTCCTCCTCTCTGCATCACCATCTTCGTGTTGACAACTTTCAC
This sequence is a window from Arabidopsis thaliana chromosome 1 sequence. Protein-coding genes within it:
- a CDS encoding Nucleic acid-binding, OB-fold-like protein (Nucleic acid-binding, OB-fold-like protein; INVOLVED IN: biological_process unknown; LOCATED IN: plasma membrane; EXPRESSED IN: 26 plant structures; EXPRESSED DURING: 15 growth stages; CONTAINS InterPro DOMAIN/s: Nucleic acid-binding, OB-fold-like (InterPro:IPR016027), Nucleic acid-binding, OB-fold (InterPro:IPR012340); BEST Arabidopsis thaliana protein match is: Nucleic acid-binding, OB-fold-like protein (TAIR:AT1G23750.1); Has 250 Blast hits to 250 proteins in 60 species: Archae - 55; Bacteria - 0; Metazoa - 0; Fungi - 0; Plants - 171; Viruses - 0; Other Eukaryotes - 24 (source: NCBI BLink).), whose product is MLLFMANFCRVVIKMAEATSALRKPVFTKVNELRPGTNGHSLNVKVVNTKMVMQRGGGRPMGPQSRQMRIAECLVGDETGIIIFTARNDQVDMMKEGSVVTLRNAKIDMYKGSMRLAVDRWGRVEVAEEPTDITVKDDNNLSLIEYELVSVET